The following proteins are encoded in a genomic region of candidate division KSB1 bacterium:
- the bshC gene encoding bacillithiol biosynthesis cysteine-adding enzyme BshC: protein MRSEPIPLDKLPGLPQLTRNYLCDFDRVAALFDAPPSLNRSWSESADGNRRQRVNPAALAEILEDQNRSLGAPARSLANVRLLAQEETLAVVTGQQVGYLGGAAYTLHKALTAVRLAEHIARTTGRPCVPVFYLVSEDHDLDEIRHAHILGEAHELIRLSLELSATQRPAFQVSLPETCAEHLEILRKRLPETPFRDELLGALSATYQPGETLPRAFARWMLTLLQDAGLVILDASDGRLKRLASRLFLWEIEEGSASTRALIQVNRELEARGYQPQIQVRGGRFNLFFLERGRHAVHEEGPEVAVPSLGRRWSKREFQAMIEENPECLSPNVVLRPLFQDLLLPTVAYVAGPAEIAYFAQLSAVYRSFGLQMPVIWPRATFTLLTPPVQRYLDRLGLEPAQVVAGNRVHQLLTTRDEELAEIHEHVAQLAHWVTEGWGPLHRAIVSLDGSLDGYLRKTLTHMLHSLQEVEAKAAQAKRRKDQDLARQLQAIENTIRPLGKLQERVLSPLSFLVRTGPELPRLLLEQISLDSFEHRICYL from the coding sequence GTGCGCAGCGAGCCCATTCCACTGGACAAGCTACCCGGACTTCCCCAGCTGACCCGAAACTACCTCTGCGACTTCGATCGGGTAGCCGCACTGTTCGACGCCCCGCCCTCGTTGAACCGGTCGTGGTCGGAGTCGGCGGACGGGAACCGCAGGCAGCGTGTGAACCCCGCAGCCCTTGCTGAGATCTTGGAGGACCAAAATCGTTCGCTTGGTGCACCTGCCCGGAGCCTGGCCAACGTGCGCCTTCTGGCACAAGAGGAAACCCTTGCCGTGGTCACAGGTCAGCAGGTAGGCTATCTCGGGGGAGCCGCCTACACCTTGCACAAGGCGTTGACGGCCGTACGGCTCGCCGAGCACATCGCCCGGACCACAGGCAGGCCCTGCGTACCGGTCTTCTACCTGGTCTCGGAGGATCACGACCTGGACGAAATCCGTCACGCGCACATTCTGGGGGAGGCGCACGAGCTCATCCGTCTCTCTCTGGAACTGAGCGCGACCCAGAGGCCCGCTTTTCAGGTCAGCCTGCCCGAAACGTGCGCAGAGCACCTGGAGATCTTGCGAAAACGTCTACCGGAAACGCCCTTCCGGGATGAGCTGCTGGGAGCCCTGTCGGCCACGTACCAGCCGGGCGAGACCCTGCCCAGAGCTTTCGCGCGCTGGATGCTCACCTTGTTGCAGGATGCGGGGTTGGTCATCCTCGACGCGTCCGATGGCCGGCTCAAACGGTTGGCCTCTCGGCTCTTTCTCTGGGAGATCGAGGAGGGTTCTGCCTCCACGAGGGCCCTTATTCAAGTCAACCGGGAGCTTGAAGCTCGCGGGTACCAGCCGCAGATCCAGGTGCGCGGAGGCCGCTTCAACCTTTTCTTCCTCGAGCGCGGAAGGCACGCGGTCCACGAGGAGGGGCCCGAGGTGGCGGTTCCGAGCCTTGGTCGGCGCTGGAGCAAGAGAGAATTTCAGGCGATGATCGAGGAAAACCCGGAATGCTTGAGTCCCAACGTGGTCCTGCGACCGCTGTTCCAAGATCTGCTTCTGCCGACGGTCGCTTACGTGGCAGGACCAGCCGAGATCGCCTACTTCGCCCAGCTGAGCGCAGTCTATCGGAGCTTTGGCCTCCAGATGCCGGTTATCTGGCCCAGGGCTACGTTCACCTTGCTCACGCCACCTGTCCAAAGATATCTGGATCGCCTCGGGCTTGAGCCGGCGCAGGTCGTGGCCGGGAATCGCGTTCACCAGCTCCTCACCACCCGGGACGAGGAACTGGCGGAGATCCACGAGCATGTTGCTCAGCTCGCCCACTGGGTTACCGAGGGCTGGGGTCCCCTGCATCGGGCCATCGTCTCCCTCGACGGCTCTCTGGACGGCTACCTGCGCAAGACTCTGACCCACATGCTCCATTCGCTCCAGGAGGTCGAGGCGAAGGCCGCCCAGGCCAAGCGGAGGAAGGACCAGGACCTCGCTCGCCAGCTCCAGGCCATCGAGAACACCATTCGGCCCCTTGGCAAACTTCAGGAAAGAGTGCTGAGCCCCCTCTCCTTCCTGGTACGGACGGGTCCGGAGCTGCCGCGTCTCCTCCTGGAGCAAATTTCGCTGGATTCTTTCGAGCACCGAATCTGTTATCTTTGA